TTTCCGTCTGCGCGTTCTGATCGACCGGGGTCTCGGACTCGGGCGCAGTCTGAGTCTCGGACACGGCCGGCGCGGCCGGAGTCTCGGACACCGTCGGCGCGGCCGGGGTTTGGGTCACGGGCATGTCCAGTACGATGGATTCCTTGGGCGAGGTATGCTGCTGCGTGCTGACATACGTGAAGACCATGGAGGTGATGAAAAACACCGTCGCCGCGCCGGCCGTCAGTTTGCTGAGCAGATTACCCGCGCCGCTGGCACCAAACAAGGAACCGCCGCCACCGCCAAAAATAACCCC
The Deltaproteobacteria bacterium genome window above contains:
- the secG gene encoding preprotein translocase subunit SecG, which gives rise to MNSLIITIHVIACVTLVVLVLLQSGKEGMGVIFGGGGGSLFGASGAGNLLSKLTAGAATVFFITSMVFTYVSTQQHTSPKESIVLDMPVTQTPAAPTVSETPAAPAVSETQTAPESETPVDQNAQTETQPKTN